The Stratiformator vulcanicus genome has a segment encoding these proteins:
- a CDS encoding GNAT family N-acetyltransferase gives MKITVIRPHNLSPRDRATWMRLLRDEVGLCNPFLTPRFAELVDEARGGVAVGVMKSGNESVGFFPFQYLGRSRRVGQPVGWPMSDFQAIVAPNDLQITPEELLRGCGLKAFDFDHLIASQSWLEAHHVDTQPSPYLDLSNGFEAYRAERRAAGSNRIKSIDRKQRKLVREHGEVQYLPNEIDEDLFQTLIRWKSDQFERTNIFNLFQWPWTVSLLQTVLKENSRELTGRMSVLRLNGRPIAVDLGMQTEDVLHSWFPSYDRSYRSYCPGHMLTIQIARSCDELGFGRFELGKGPEEYKASFASGSIAVAEGGVDLRPVLSAFRRNWKLVKTQARTMRIAQPLRMPVRYARKLKRSLASF, from the coding sequence ATGAAGATTACCGTGATTCGACCACACAACCTCAGTCCCCGCGATCGCGCGACATGGATGCGACTGCTGCGGGATGAGGTCGGTTTGTGTAATCCGTTCTTGACGCCCCGGTTCGCCGAATTAGTCGACGAGGCGCGCGGTGGCGTGGCTGTCGGTGTTATGAAATCGGGAAACGAATCGGTCGGCTTTTTCCCGTTTCAATACCTGGGGCGGTCACGTCGCGTCGGTCAGCCGGTCGGTTGGCCGATGTCCGATTTCCAAGCGATCGTGGCTCCCAACGATTTGCAGATCACACCCGAGGAACTGCTGCGTGGTTGCGGATTAAAGGCATTTGACTTTGATCACCTCATCGCATCGCAGTCCTGGCTTGAAGCCCACCACGTCGACACGCAGCCCTCCCCCTATCTTGATCTGTCAAACGGCTTCGAGGCGTACCGAGCCGAGCGGCGGGCGGCCGGATCGAATCGAATTAAGAGCATCGACCGCAAACAGCGGAAGCTCGTGCGAGAGCACGGCGAAGTTCAATATTTGCCTAATGAAATCGATGAAGACTTGTTTCAGACATTGATCCGTTGGAAGAGCGACCAGTTCGAGCGGACCAATATATTCAATCTGTTTCAGTGGCCCTGGACCGTCTCGCTGCTGCAGACTGTTCTTAAAGAGAACAGCCGTGAGTTGACCGGTCGGATGTCTGTTCTTCGATTGAACGGTCGACCGATTGCGGTCGATCTGGGGATGCAGACCGAAGACGTACTGCATTCTTGGTTCCCGTCGTACGATCGCAGTTATCGATCGTATTGCCCGGGGCATATGTTGACGATCCAGATCGCGCGGTCTTGCGACGAACTCGGTTTTGGGCGGTTCGAGCTCGGAAAAGGACCGGAAGAATACAAGGCAAGCTTTGCCTCAGGTTCGATCGCGGTGGCCGAAGGGGGGGTTGACCTAAGGCCGGTGCTGTCAGCGTTCCGGCGGAACTGGAAGCTGGTGAAGACACAGGCCCGCACGATGCGGATTGCGCAGCCGTTGCGAATGCCCGTCCGATACGCCCGAAAGTTAAAGAGATCGTTGGCATCTTTCTAA
- a CDS encoding glycosyltransferase, translating to MSETSNSIMKPTITVAVCTRNRADALRDAVRSLCQLKTNDRFEFEILIIDNGSNDHTHDVWKELSSQSAVPIRYVREDQPGVTHARNRAVAECGSDWLAFFDDDQAADPAWLLELLELTQRRATRCVGGKVVLRLPEGCDRKLHPVVRMLLGESVGLEKERPYSPSITPGAGNLMIRRDVFDDVGRFRVQPNGRGEDTELYLRIHSSGDTGWYSPEAVIHHIIPPERLSGEFLLDLSARMAVGMAEDERTSRGELMYPLVYGARWVQYLGVLWPRLLLAKIQGDAETILGLRCRLRIARDVLEDGWQLLFSSFIGEVPKTTSDHVAQA from the coding sequence ATGAGCGAAACCTCCAATTCTATTATGAAACCAACGATTACCGTCGCCGTCTGTACGCGAAACCGTGCTGACGCGCTCCGCGACGCAGTTCGTAGCCTCTGCCAACTAAAAACCAACGACAGATTCGAATTCGAAATTCTTATTATCGACAACGGGTCAAATGACCACACGCACGACGTGTGGAAAGAGCTCAGTTCTCAATCCGCCGTGCCGATTCGGTATGTCCGCGAAGATCAACCGGGAGTGACGCACGCGCGAAATCGGGCTGTTGCCGAATGCGGTAGCGACTGGCTGGCATTCTTCGATGATGATCAAGCAGCTGACCCAGCGTGGTTACTTGAACTCCTCGAATTGACACAGCGACGGGCGACGCGGTGCGTCGGCGGGAAAGTCGTGCTGCGATTGCCCGAAGGTTGCGATCGTAAGCTGCATCCGGTTGTCCGGATGCTGTTGGGCGAGTCCGTTGGCCTTGAGAAGGAGCGACCGTATTCCCCTTCAATCACACCGGGGGCCGGGAACTTAATGATTCGGCGCGACGTGTTTGATGACGTCGGGCGATTCCGCGTGCAGCCGAACGGTCGCGGGGAAGACACGGAGCTCTATTTAAGAATTCACAGCTCGGGCGATACCGGATGGTACTCTCCGGAAGCCGTCATTCATCACATTATTCCGCCGGAGCGACTCTCCGGAGAGTTCTTGCTAGACCTGTCTGCTCGGATGGCTGTCGGTATGGCCGAGGACGAGCGGACCTCACGCGGCGAATTAATGTACCCATTGGTCTATGGCGCCCGCTGGGTGCAATATCTCGGGGTTTTGTGGCCGCGGTTGTTGCTTGCCAAAATTCAGGGCGATGCAGAGACAATTCTTGGTCTGCGTTGTCGGCTCCGCATCGCGCGGGATGTCCTCGAAGACGGTTGGCAATTGTTGTTTTCATCGTTCATCGGAGAGGTTCCTAAGACGACCTCAGATCATGTCGCGCAGGCATGA
- a CDS encoding O-antigen ligase family protein — protein MPAINLRPAFWWIAIALGGIFFITEHSFDTSLSDAFTQSADEMQATASGGNSLRRVAFLMMGGLGILGLCYGAGRRFRIDGMGGPLLCFYGLFCLASILWSHEFSMTARRLATFVCFCGCAFGVARMLRGREIVRLSIYAPLIFLIIGVLAELALGSFRPWAGEYRFSGTQHPNTTGLGIASLCFASLALGFESRRSWYFFAICGVGVFFLILTKSRTSAAGLVFAIALLWTLSTRLSVKLTLIALAGWMLSGIVVLLLLAGVDLAGEVSDAALMGRKEQAESLTGRLPIWTELMPYAAQNWLLGFGYDSFWTPTHIADVSEEVQWGVREAHSAYLDTILSVGVIGLSLLVAALLAHLARAGRLYVRSKHPLAGWLFALLVFGLINAFTESAMAMTLYIPFLMITGMLHLSFFAEDDFQSRDPQASSAFEGDVA, from the coding sequence ATGCCAGCGATTAATTTGCGACCCGCGTTCTGGTGGATCGCGATCGCTTTAGGCGGCATTTTCTTTATCACCGAGCATTCCTTCGATACGTCACTGTCGGACGCATTTACGCAGTCAGCAGACGAGATGCAGGCGACGGCGTCGGGTGGCAACTCCCTCAGGCGGGTCGCATTTTTAATGATGGGCGGGCTCGGGATTCTCGGGCTGTGCTACGGCGCGGGACGTCGATTTCGAATTGACGGTATGGGCGGACCGCTCCTTTGCTTTTACGGGCTGTTCTGCCTGGCAAGCATTTTGTGGTCGCATGAATTCTCAATGACGGCTCGACGGCTCGCGACCTTCGTTTGCTTTTGCGGTTGTGCATTCGGCGTTGCCCGAATGCTCCGCGGGCGAGAAATCGTGCGGCTCTCAATCTATGCACCGCTGATCTTCTTAATAATCGGTGTGCTGGCGGAACTTGCTCTCGGAAGCTTCCGGCCGTGGGCCGGCGAATACCGCTTCAGCGGCACGCAGCACCCCAACACGACCGGGCTGGGGATCGCTTCCCTCTGCTTTGCATCCCTTGCGCTCGGATTCGAATCACGGCGTTCCTGGTACTTCTTCGCCATTTGCGGTGTCGGTGTCTTTTTTCTGATTTTAACCAAATCAAGAACTTCCGCCGCCGGTCTGGTCTTCGCGATCGCGTTGCTCTGGACATTAAGCACACGTCTGAGCGTCAAATTGACTCTCATCGCGCTGGCCGGCTGGATGCTCTCGGGGATCGTCGTATTGCTGCTGCTCGCTGGCGTCGATCTTGCCGGTGAGGTCTCTGATGCGGCATTAATGGGACGAAAGGAACAGGCGGAGTCGCTGACCGGACGCCTGCCGATTTGGACCGAACTAATGCCGTATGCCGCACAAAACTGGTTGCTCGGTTTCGGATATGACTCCTTCTGGACCCCCACTCATATCGCCGATGTCTCCGAAGAAGTGCAATGGGGAGTGCGCGAGGCCCATTCGGCCTATCTCGATACGATCTTGAGCGTCGGGGTGATCGGACTGTCGCTGTTAGTCGCAGCCCTGCTTGCTCACTTAGCCCGCGCCGGTCGACTCTATGTGCGATCGAAGCATCCGTTGGCAGGCTGGCTTTTCGCCCTGCTCGTCTTCGGTCTTATTAATGCTTTCACCGAATCGGCGATGGCGATGACGTTGTATATTCCCTTCCTAATGATCACCGGCATGTTGCATCTGTCCTTTTTCGCGGAGGATGACTTTCAAAGCCGAGACCCCCAAGCTTCGTCAGCATTTGAAGGAGATGTCGCATGA
- a CDS encoding lipopolysaccharide biosynthesis protein, which translates to MNSDPDIAEAQECCPSQECLPEPEKIALQQRVSIIERVKGLATHHAFLSIFDQGLVAGASFVTSVLVGRYGGKEMLGLYALAWSLTLFLRSVQEQVVSAPYVIYCRRKTGRRLAGYAGSSLLHQGTFSLLSIAGLSAAIPVVLWQSPGSPMVSVLAILTLAIPAVLLREFARHYDFAHFKIYRAITLDGAATALQLILLATLLYWNSLTAVTALAAMAIACFVPTVVWLIAGASRFRFNARRSVKDWNRNWFFAKWAVASQLLGSAMTFVAPWIIVLTHGEAATGVFAAGSTLVGIANMFVIGVANYIGPKTAEAYAEGGVNRLVAVLKNTVTLFIVVLGIFCIGAFGIGNVLAAFVYGGDFAVAGPIIAILSLNMFANALSITAGNGLWAMHEPAANFRADVASIVVGVIATVALIGPFGAAGAAFALLASGVADCVIRFAILRVAVANRRRQEGARNG; encoded by the coding sequence GTGAATTCCGATCCAGATATTGCTGAGGCTCAAGAGTGCTGTCCGTCGCAGGAATGTCTTCCTGAGCCGGAGAAAATCGCTCTTCAGCAACGTGTGTCGATCATCGAACGGGTGAAGGGTCTCGCCACTCATCACGCGTTCTTGTCAATCTTTGATCAGGGGCTTGTCGCCGGGGCGAGTTTTGTGACCAGCGTGCTCGTCGGACGATACGGCGGGAAAGAAATGCTGGGGTTATATGCGCTCGCATGGAGTTTAACGCTCTTTCTCCGCAGCGTGCAGGAGCAGGTCGTCTCAGCTCCTTACGTTATTTATTGCCGACGTAAAACGGGGCGACGACTTGCCGGCTATGCGGGGAGCAGTCTGCTTCACCAAGGCACGTTCTCACTTCTATCAATCGCGGGGTTGTCAGCCGCGATTCCCGTTGTGTTGTGGCAAAGTCCCGGTAGCCCGATGGTATCGGTGCTGGCGATATTGACTTTAGCGATTCCCGCCGTGCTACTGCGGGAATTCGCGAGGCACTATGATTTTGCCCACTTTAAGATTTATCGGGCGATCACGCTCGACGGAGCGGCGACAGCTCTTCAACTGATCCTGTTAGCCACCCTGCTCTATTGGAACAGCCTGACGGCTGTGACGGCATTGGCCGCAATGGCGATTGCCTGTTTTGTGCCCACGGTGGTCTGGCTTATCGCCGGAGCTTCACGGTTCCGATTCAATGCTCGGCGGTCCGTGAAAGACTGGAATCGAAACTGGTTCTTCGCCAAGTGGGCGGTCGCCAGTCAACTTCTCGGCTCGGCAATGACCTTTGTTGCCCCGTGGATCATCGTCCTGACGCATGGTGAAGCGGCGACCGGCGTGTTTGCCGCCGGCAGCACTTTGGTCGGCATCGCAAATATGTTCGTTATTGGTGTGGCGAACTATATCGGACCGAAAACCGCCGAGGCCTATGCCGAAGGTGGTGTCAATCGATTGGTGGCAGTTCTTAAAAACACAGTGACGCTCTTCATCGTGGTACTCGGCATTTTCTGCATTGGTGCATTCGGTATCGGAAACGTGTTGGCGGCCTTCGTCTACGGCGGCGATTTTGCGGTGGCCGGGCCAATTATCGCCATTCTCTCACTGAATATGTTCGCCAATGCCCTTTCGATCACCGCCGGTAACGGCCTGTGGGCAATGCATGAGCCGGCGGCTAATTTTCGTGCTGATGTCGCATCCATCGTTGTCGGTGTCATCGCAACGGTCGCCTTGATCGGTCCGTTCGGTGCTGCGGGGGCGGCGTTCGCGTTGCTCGCCTCGGGGGTTGCAGACTGTGTCATCCGCTTCGCCATCCTGCGGGTCGCCGTGGCGAACCGAAGACGGCAGGAAGGAGCGCGCAATGGCTAG
- a CDS encoding polysaccharide deacetylase family protein — translation MIAAPQIQRPSGPTASRWKAKVAAQLSRPLAASFGRRATGFGILMYHRVTDSVPGVTEPTWNVPPAQFRKQLAGLIRRGFEPWRLCDVLDASANETLVPGNAFVVTFDDGYANNYFEALPILESLDVPATVFISTAYLDSDQPFPSDDWEAAGRSDVPKRAWRPLTTEECRALGSHPLIDLGCHTHTHDDFRGRPDDLLSDLKINADILNEEFGVADPMFAFPYGTKATGFSGPVFADIAQRAGMRCALTTEDELVPRGRTPFDWGRFTAEADDNGATLAAKLSGWYEVVKESWHFVRGGFKNTGPIHVAQTGGDS, via the coding sequence ATGATTGCCGCGCCGCAGATTCAACGACCATCCGGGCCGACAGCTTCGCGCTGGAAGGCTAAAGTCGCGGCGCAGCTTTCACGACCGCTTGCGGCTTCGTTCGGCCGTCGAGCTACTGGCTTCGGTATCTTGATGTACCACCGGGTGACCGATTCGGTGCCGGGTGTGACTGAGCCGACTTGGAATGTTCCACCCGCTCAATTCCGCAAGCAACTTGCAGGACTGATTCGTCGTGGTTTCGAGCCATGGCGGCTTTGCGACGTACTCGATGCGAGCGCGAATGAAACTCTGGTCCCGGGCAATGCGTTTGTCGTGACATTCGACGACGGCTACGCGAACAATTATTTCGAGGCGTTACCGATCCTTGAATCGCTCGATGTTCCGGCGACGGTCTTTATTTCGACGGCCTATCTGGACAGCGACCAACCCTTTCCCAGCGATGATTGGGAAGCCGCCGGTCGAAGCGATGTCCCGAAGCGAGCTTGGCGACCCTTAACGACGGAGGAATGCCGAGCGCTGGGATCGCATCCGCTCATCGATCTCGGCTGTCACACGCACACCCACGACGATTTTCGCGGGCGTCCAGACGATCTCTTATCTGACCTGAAGATTAACGCAGACATTCTCAACGAAGAATTCGGCGTCGCCGATCCAATGTTCGCCTTCCCCTATGGGACCAAAGCCACAGGGTTCTCGGGACCCGTCTTCGCAGACATCGCCCAGCGGGCCGGAATGCGGTGCGCGCTGACGACCGAAGACGAATTAGTACCGCGGGGTCGAACCCCTTTCGACTGGGGCCGCTTTACGGCCGAGGCCGATGATAACGGCGCGACTTTAGCTGCCAAGTTAAGTGGGTGGTACGAAGTCGTTAAAGAAAGCTGGCACTTCGTACGCGGAGGCTTTAAGAACACTGGGCCGATTCATGTCGCTCAAACGGGGGGCGACTCATGA
- a CDS encoding sugar transferase, which translates to MPVRPLEELLLNPMPRWKRTLDVVGAAVGIVALSPLLFATALLIKLTSPGPIFFLQKRDGWGGKPFSILKFRTMYRDAEQRKAALRAQSEQDGPAFKMANDPRITPIGRFLRKSCIDELPQLWNVLKGDMTLVGPRPLDSREAAECEVWQRRRRWITPGLTCIWQVHGKSKVPFKEWMRMDIRYIRARSLWNDAALIIRTAFAVILHRGSH; encoded by the coding sequence ATGCCGGTCCGTCCCCTCGAAGAGCTACTGCTTAATCCGATGCCCCGCTGGAAACGAACGCTTGACGTCGTCGGTGCCGCGGTCGGGATCGTTGCCCTGTCACCGCTGCTCTTCGCGACGGCATTATTGATTAAACTCACTTCGCCCGGCCCGATCTTTTTTCTTCAAAAGCGGGACGGGTGGGGTGGCAAGCCATTTTCGATCTTAAAATTTCGCACGATGTACCGCGATGCGGAGCAACGGAAAGCCGCGTTGCGGGCGCAGAGTGAACAGGACGGTCCGGCCTTTAAGATGGCCAATGATCCTCGAATCACGCCGATCGGACGTTTCCTGCGTAAGTCTTGTATCGACGAACTTCCTCAATTGTGGAATGTATTAAAAGGCGACATGACGTTGGTCGGTCCTCGGCCGCTCGACAGTCGCGAAGCGGCCGAATGCGAAGTCTGGCAGCGTCGCCGTCGCTGGATTACCCCGGGGCTGACGTGCATCTGGCAGGTCCATGGCAAAAGCAAAGTGCCGTTTAAGGAATGGATGCGAATGGATATCCGCTACATTCGTGCCCGCTCGCTGTGGAATGATGCCGCGTTAATCATCCGAACCGCGTTCGCAGTCATTCTTCATCGTGGAAGCCATTAA
- a CDS encoding GumC family protein produces the protein MIAPSQRSDDSPQIVRIAWDVAAAVWRHRFKSLIVFASLMGLIVFAVMVTPRTYRSEAKLFVRIGGESIKLDPTATTAQTISVYESRESELNSVLDVLHSRILLEEVAASIGTDVLLHDAPIQNEAGELVAIDNKANAATFDWSPMELVRPLLRTIGLSDAVSEQEQAVQMLSRNVQFSSGKKSSVVSIVATAGSPELAQLIAAEIVDVFRRKHMQVHRTDGSQEFFEKQTELLKNQFEVAAGEVQEMKTELNLVTLDGKRSAIESQINDLEADILETEKLLATSKAQIASMERVLEEIPQQQVTSRITGSPNSAADQIRRQISEMRIRERTLLAKFQPTHPAILSVNEQVERAEQQLSRLDSTDAQETAAVNPGHQQISLRLLDERTKADSLLARRDALNRQFLQATARLENLNAHESQLTMLEQRRDILETNFRTYSEKYEQARIDTALADDSISNVNVYQTATLETKPISPKKKMIFAAGFIFAVLAAIGTALGLEYWPRLVPQGVRLPSDVSIPRRRTTLQEA, from the coding sequence ATGATCGCTCCGAGCCAACGGTCTGACGACTCCCCGCAGATCGTCCGTATCGCTTGGGATGTCGCCGCAGCGGTGTGGCGTCATCGCTTTAAGTCACTCATCGTATTCGCCTCGCTGATGGGGTTAATCGTCTTCGCGGTAATGGTGACCCCGCGGACGTATCGCTCCGAAGCCAAGCTCTTCGTCCGCATCGGCGGTGAGAGCATCAAGCTCGATCCGACCGCGACCACCGCTCAAACGATTTCGGTGTACGAGTCACGCGAAAGCGAACTGAACTCGGTCCTTGATGTGCTCCACAGCCGCATTCTGCTCGAAGAAGTTGCCGCGAGCATCGGAACCGACGTCCTGCTGCACGATGCTCCGATTCAAAACGAAGCGGGTGAACTCGTCGCCATCGACAACAAGGCCAACGCAGCGACCTTCGACTGGTCGCCGATGGAGTTGGTCCGACCGCTGCTGCGAACGATCGGGCTGTCCGACGCCGTCAGCGAACAGGAACAGGCCGTGCAGATGCTGAGCCGAAACGTGCAATTCAGCTCCGGTAAAAAATCGAGCGTCGTCTCGATCGTCGCCACGGCCGGCTCGCCCGAATTGGCTCAATTGATCGCTGCGGAAATTGTCGACGTGTTCCGCCGTAAGCATATGCAGGTTCACCGCACCGACGGTTCTCAGGAGTTTTTCGAGAAGCAAACCGAACTGCTTAAGAATCAATTCGAGGTCGCCGCCGGCGAAGTCCAGGAGATGAAGACCGAATTGAACCTGGTCACGCTCGACGGCAAACGCTCCGCGATCGAATCGCAGATTAATGATCTCGAAGCCGACATCCTGGAGACGGAAAAACTTCTCGCGACTTCGAAGGCACAAATCGCATCGATGGAACGCGTATTGGAAGAAATCCCGCAGCAGCAGGTCACGTCGCGGATCACCGGTTCCCCGAACTCGGCCGCCGATCAGATTCGTCGGCAGATTAGTGAAATGCGAATTCGCGAGCGAACGTTGCTCGCGAAATTCCAACCCACACACCCGGCGATCCTGTCGGTCAACGAACAGGTCGAACGGGCTGAGCAGCAATTGAGTCGCCTCGATTCGACGGACGCTCAGGAAACCGCGGCTGTAAACCCCGGCCACCAACAGATTTCGCTGCGGCTGCTCGATGAGAGAACGAAGGCCGATTCGCTCCTCGCACGGCGAGATGCATTAAACCGACAATTCCTGCAGGCGACCGCCAGACTCGAGAACCTTAACGCTCACGAATCACAGCTCACGATGCTCGAGCAACGTCGGGACATTCTCGAAACCAACTTCCGGACCTACTCCGAGAAATATGAGCAGGCCCGGATCGATACCGCTTTGGCAGATGACAGCATTTCAAACGTGAACGTCTATCAAACGGCGACGCTTGAAACGAAACCGATCAGCCCGAAGAAGAAAATGATTTTCGCAGCCGGTTTCATCTTTGCAGTCTTGGCAGCTATCGGGACCGCCCTCGGACTGGAGTACTGGCCACGACTCGTTCCGCAGGGCGTCCGACTTCCTTCAGACGTTTCAATCCCGCGTCGGCGCACGACGTTACAGGAGGCATGA
- the bcp gene encoding thioredoxin-dependent thiol peroxidase: MADLPAAGKKAPAFHLPAFPEGKKVRLSSFQGEKNVVLYFYPRDMTPGCTTEACDFRDAIATFDDADTAVLGISTDSLKSHEKFAAKYELPFTLLSDEDHAICEKYGVWAEKNMYGKKSFGVQRATFLIDKQGKVAAVWPKVKVKGHVDEVAAKLDDLD; encoded by the coding sequence ATGGCCGATCTGCCCGCTGCCGGAAAAAAAGCCCCTGCATTTCATCTGCCCGCCTTCCCCGAAGGAAAGAAGGTCCGGCTGAGCAGTTTTCAGGGCGAAAAAAACGTGGTTCTCTATTTTTATCCCCGTGATATGACGCCCGGCTGCACGACCGAGGCCTGTGACTTTCGCGACGCGATCGCGACATTTGACGATGCCGACACCGCCGTCCTCGGAATCAGTACCGACTCGTTGAAATCGCACGAGAAATTTGCCGCGAAGTACGAGCTTCCCTTCACGCTGCTGTCGGACGAAGACCACGCCATTTGCGAAAAATATGGAGTGTGGGCCGAGAAGAACATGTACGGCAAGAAATCGTTCGGAGTGCAGCGAGCCACATTTCTGATCGACAAGCAGGGCAAAGTTGCGGCTGTCTGGCCCAAGGTCAAAGTCAAAGGCCATGTCGATGAAGTCGCAGCGAAATTGGACGACTTGGACTGA
- a CDS encoding DUF480 domain-containing protein, which yields MSAGDEQIDPFHGELNRVQRRILGTLSEKAFTTPAQYPLTPKALLTGCNQTSNRSPVTNYGEDQVQTALDELQENGLLAVVHTESGRTERYRHYLRKRFPLSEPQLAILTELLLRGRQTVGELRARAARMVPIEGLGELRTELQGMIDLGYVRSSGPLERRGVEVDHALYTASERATSSMDTLSGDVDEAASVENGASPSPDSNADLDQLRTDIEKVNRRVELLVEEFESLSREFGRLRDSLGG from the coding sequence ATGTCAGCCGGCGACGAGCAAATTGATCCGTTTCATGGAGAACTCAACCGCGTTCAGCGGCGGATATTGGGGACGCTCTCTGAGAAAGCGTTCACGACGCCGGCGCAGTATCCGCTTACTCCCAAAGCGCTGCTGACCGGGTGCAACCAAACGAGCAATCGCTCGCCGGTCACCAACTACGGTGAGGATCAAGTTCAGACCGCGCTGGACGAACTGCAGGAGAATGGGCTGCTCGCCGTCGTGCATACCGAGAGCGGACGCACCGAACGATATCGCCACTATTTGCGCAAGCGATTCCCTCTTTCCGAACCGCAATTGGCCATTTTGACGGAACTGCTGCTCCGTGGGAGGCAGACGGTCGGAGAGTTGCGTGCCCGAGCCGCGCGGATGGTCCCGATCGAAGGGCTTGGCGAGCTGCGAACTGAATTGCAGGGAATGATCGATCTCGGCTACGTCCGCTCGAGTGGACCGCTTGAACGCCGGGGCGTGGAGGTTGATCACGCACTGTATACCGCCAGCGAGAGAGCAACGTCATCGATGGACACCCTTTCCGGAGACGTCGATGAAGCCGCATCGGTCGAAAACGGAGCATCGCCATCACCAGATTCCAACGCCGACCTCGATCAACTGCGTACTGACATTGAGAAGGTCAATCGTCGAGTCGAACTGCTCGTTGAGGAATTCGAGTCTTTGTCGCGCGAATTCGGCCGTCTTCGCGATTCGTTGGGCGGATGA
- the eboE gene encoding metabolite traffic protein EboE — MSISTLPLAYCANVHPGRSVDEVVAGLRTYSSVISREVGGDLSVGLWLARPVATELLDDETAAASLRPVIDDAGLSCYTLNAFPFGDFHAERVKHDVYQPDWTTPERLQFTKDCARLLADLMPEGVEGSVSTVPLGYSENEPSPDFMATCRQQIIETAQFLDELHDETGRVVRLAIEPEPFCVLETTPQAVAFFGELFDSAGDAEAVVRQHIGLCYDVCHQAVEFEDITESIRAVAEAGIRLNKVQLSCAIRLEDPSNKQARDELAAFAEPKYLHQTFGAKSGRVVCRTDDLTSQLCHEPSPDFAEADEWRIHFHVPVDAQELGCLSTTRAQLNEALLAIDGLEYAPHLEIETYTWPVMNRAEAPAAEQSIISGIAREVIAVREQLSRQRAD; from the coding sequence ATGTCCATCAGCACCCTGCCCCTTGCATATTGTGCCAACGTCCATCCGGGTCGATCGGTTGATGAAGTCGTCGCCGGGCTGCGCACGTACTCTTCGGTAATCTCTCGAGAGGTCGGCGGAGACCTGTCAGTCGGATTGTGGTTGGCCCGCCCCGTTGCGACCGAACTACTCGACGACGAGACCGCGGCCGCTTCGTTGCGTCCGGTGATTGATGACGCCGGGCTCTCGTGCTACACGCTCAATGCTTTCCCCTTCGGTGACTTTCACGCCGAACGCGTCAAGCACGATGTCTATCAGCCCGATTGGACAACCCCCGAGCGACTGCAATTCACCAAAGACTGTGCACGCCTCCTCGCCGACCTGATGCCGGAGGGAGTCGAAGGGAGCGTGTCGACGGTCCCGCTAGGCTACTCGGAGAATGAGCCGTCGCCGGATTTCATGGCGACCTGTCGACAACAAATCATCGAGACCGCGCAGTTCCTGGACGAACTACACGACGAAACCGGAAGGGTCGTGCGGCTTGCGATCGAGCCAGAACCGTTTTGCGTTCTCGAAACGACACCGCAGGCGGTCGCCTTCTTCGGAGAGTTGTTCGACTCAGCGGGCGACGCTGAGGCGGTCGTCCGTCAACACATCGGGCTCTGCTACGATGTGTGCCACCAAGCGGTCGAATTTGAAGACATTACCGAGTCGATTCGTGCCGTCGCCGAAGCCGGCATTCGTCTTAATAAGGTTCAACTCAGTTGCGCTATTCGGCTCGAAGACCCGTCGAACAAACAAGCGCGAGACGAACTGGCGGCATTCGCCGAGCCGAAGTACCTGCATCAAACCTTCGGAGCAAAATCGGGACGGGTCGTGTGTCGCACGGACGACCTAACCTCGCAGTTGTGTCACGAGCCGTCGCCCGATTTCGCCGAAGCGGATGAATGGCGGATTCACTTTCATGTGCCGGTCGATGCGCAGGAGTTGGGATGCCTTTCGACGACGCGGGCTCAACTCAATGAAGCCCTGCTGGCGATCGATGGTCTTGAGTACGCACCGCACCTCGAAATCGAAACCTACACGTGGCCGGTGATGAATCGCGCCGAGGCACCCGCCGCCGAGCAATCCATCATCAGCGGGATCGCGCGCGAAGTCATCGCCGTCCGCGAGCAATTGAGCCGTCAGCGGGCGGATTGA